A genomic window from Bacteroidota bacterium includes:
- a CDS encoding rod shape-determining protein, translating into MGLLDFLWIDVAIDLGTANTLLYVRGKGIVLNEPSIVAVHRSTRKVIAIGHEALQMHEKTHPEIQTIRPLRDGVIADFEVAEQMIRGLIRRVQNRWYTSTRRIVICVPSGITEVEKRAVRDSAEQAGAREVYLIDEPMAAAIGIGLNVHEPVGNMIVDIGGGTTEIAVIALSGIVLAESIRIGGNELDEAIIQYFRKHHSLLIGERTAERIKCEIGSTVELDPELEITVRGRDLIYGIPRTRTISSIDVREAIREPVQAIVEAVVRSLERTPPELAADIVERGIMLTGGGALLRGLDRLIRERVQLPVHVADDPLTAVVRGTGKVLDDLDTYAKVLS; encoded by the coding sequence ATGGGGTTGTTGGATTTTCTCTGGATCGACGTGGCTATCGACCTGGGTACGGCGAACACGTTGCTGTACGTGCGAGGCAAAGGTATCGTGCTTAATGAGCCCTCTATCGTGGCCGTACACCGCTCCACGCGCAAAGTGATCGCCATCGGTCATGAGGCCCTGCAGATGCACGAAAAGACCCACCCCGAGATCCAAACGATTCGGCCGCTGCGCGATGGGGTGATCGCGGATTTCGAGGTGGCCGAGCAGATGATCCGTGGGCTTATCCGCCGGGTTCAGAACCGATGGTACACGTCCACCCGCCGGATCGTGATCTGCGTGCCAAGCGGGATCACAGAGGTCGAAAAGCGCGCCGTGCGGGATTCGGCCGAGCAAGCCGGCGCGCGCGAAGTATACCTGATCGACGAGCCCATGGCGGCGGCCATCGGGATCGGGCTCAACGTGCACGAGCCCGTGGGGAATATGATCGTCGACATCGGGGGGGGTACGACCGAGATCGCTGTCATCGCCTTAAGTGGGATCGTCTTGGCGGAATCCATCCGCATTGGCGGTAACGAGCTCGATGAGGCCATCATCCAGTACTTCCGCAAGCACCACAGCTTGCTTATCGGAGAGCGCACAGCCGAACGCATCAAATGCGAAATCGGGTCCACCGTGGAATTGGATCCTGAGCTAGAGATCACGGTGCGGGGCCGAGATCTCATATACGGCATTCCCCGTACGCGTACGATTAGCTCCATCGATGTACGGGAGGCGATCCGGGAGCCCGTACAGGCCATCGTGGAGGCTGTGGTTCGTTCGCTAGAACGCACGCCCCCGGAGTTGGCGGCCGATATCGTAGAGCGCGGCATCATGCTCACCGGCGGGGGCGCCCTGCTAAGGGGGCTAGACCGACTCATCCGAGAACGTGTGCAGCTTCCGGTGCACGTGGCCGATGATCCCCTTACGGCCGTCGTGCGCGGAACGGGCAAGGTCTTGGATGACCTGGATACCTACGCCAAGGTCCTCTCGTAA